Proteins from one Algicella marina genomic window:
- a CDS encoding FecCD family ABC transporter permease codes for MRAALLLPLLLLVATVTALMSGQASIGLPLLWEGLVTGEGPGALMLDTIRGPRVATAIGAGGVLGLSGFIFQTLFRNPLASPDILGFTPGAGLAIVAAITFHLNVPMPLVSAAGGIAAALLVALLAIRRGHETPPLTLILVGLGVGFFSSAFSTFVMTVLPHSEAAEAQRWLTGSLAARDWGHVAQVWWPGLLLVLLAIAQARNLAGLELGNDLASGLGLRTETVLWLLAVTGVLLAATGVAVAGPVPFVALMAGPLGIRITGARTHTSRMLAAAGTGALVLTLADLAARTALPGIVLPAGVMTGILGAPYLLWRLSREMEKGTL; via the coding sequence ATGAGAGCCGCGCTCCTCTTACCACTGCTTTTGCTCGTCGCCACCGTTACCGCGCTGATGTCCGGGCAGGCCTCGATTGGGCTGCCGCTCCTCTGGGAAGGGCTGGTGACAGGCGAAGGCCCGGGCGCACTGATGCTCGACACCATCCGCGGCCCGCGCGTCGCCACCGCGATCGGCGCGGGGGGCGTCCTCGGCCTCTCCGGCTTCATCTTTCAGACGTTGTTTCGCAACCCGCTCGCATCACCAGACATTCTCGGCTTTACGCCCGGTGCCGGCCTCGCAATCGTCGCCGCCATCACTTTCCATCTGAATGTGCCGATGCCACTTGTCTCCGCGGCGGGCGGCATCGCCGCCGCCCTGCTGGTCGCGCTGCTCGCCATCCGCCGCGGCCACGAGACCCCGCCGCTGACGCTCATCCTCGTGGGGCTCGGCGTCGGCTTTTTCAGTTCCGCCTTTTCCACCTTCGTCATGACGGTCCTTCCCCACAGCGAAGCCGCCGAGGCACAGCGCTGGCTCACCGGTTCGCTTGCCGCGCGCGACTGGGGCCATGTCGCCCAGGTCTGGTGGCCCGGCCTCCTGCTGGTGCTGCTGGCCATTGCCCAGGCTCGCAACCTCGCCGGGCTGGAACTCGGCAACGATCTCGCCTCCGGCCTCGGCCTGCGCACCGAAACCGTACTCTGGCTGCTCGCCGTCACCGGCGTCCTGCTCGCAGCCACCGGTGTCGCGGTCGCCGGACCGGTTCCATTTGTTGCACTCATGGCCGGCCCGCTCGGCATCCGGATTACCGGTGCCCGCACGCATACCAGCCGCATGCTCGCCGCGGCGGGCACCGGCGCGCTGGTGCTGACCCTCGCCGATCTCGCGGCACGGACCGCCCTGCCCGGCATCGTCCTGCCCGCCGGCGTCATGACCGGCATCCTCGGCGCACCGTATCTTCTGTGGCGCCTGTCGCGGGAAATGGAGAAAGGAACACTATGA
- a CDS encoding FecCD family ABC transporter permease, with product MSRLLWIACACLAMMIISLTVGFRQIAPAVYFDVLNTYDPTDPAHVTLASIRLPRLAAGLIAGAALGVAGTVMQAITRNPLADPGILGVNAGAAFFLLLGTTILGRADEAIVATLAFPGAALASAAVFALGGGLRGDVGPVRLTLAGAALNALLLSLVTGIVLVRQDSLDVFRFWVAGSLTQATTRPLLEMAMVACAGGLLALAVAPQIEALSHGKEMSRGLGTRPGRVQAAALLIVTMTTGAAVAVAGPLAFLGLMVPPLARLLVGHRMRAELVAAALLGATILLGADTLGRLLLAPSEIRAGVMTALLGGPVFLWLARRIRPGATT from the coding sequence GTGAGCCGTCTGCTCTGGATAGCCTGCGCCTGTCTCGCGATGATGATAATTTCGCTCACGGTGGGGTTTCGCCAGATTGCGCCCGCTGTCTACTTCGATGTCCTAAATACCTACGATCCCACCGATCCTGCCCATGTCACCCTTGCCAGCATCCGCCTGCCCCGTCTTGCCGCCGGGCTCATTGCCGGGGCGGCGCTCGGTGTCGCGGGTACGGTCATGCAGGCAATCACCCGCAACCCGTTGGCCGATCCCGGCATCCTCGGTGTCAATGCCGGGGCGGCGTTCTTCCTTCTCCTGGGCACCACAATCCTCGGGCGCGCGGACGAGGCGATCGTTGCCACCCTGGCCTTCCCCGGTGCCGCCCTCGCCTCCGCGGCCGTCTTCGCGCTTGGCGGTGGCCTGCGCGGTGATGTGGGGCCGGTGCGGCTGACACTGGCAGGCGCGGCGCTGAACGCCCTTCTGCTCTCGCTCGTCACCGGCATCGTTCTGGTCCGGCAGGACTCGCTCGATGTCTTCCGCTTCTGGGTTGCCGGCTCTCTGACGCAGGCCACCACCCGCCCGCTGCTGGAAATGGCAATGGTCGCCTGCGCCGGCGGGCTGCTGGCACTGGCCGTTGCCCCGCAGATCGAGGCCCTTTCCCACGGCAAGGAAATGTCGCGCGGCCTCGGCACCCGTCCGGGCCGGGTACAGGCCGCCGCCCTGCTGATCGTCACCATGACAACCGGCGCCGCCGTTGCCGTCGCAGGCCCACTCGCTTTTCTCGGGCTGATGGTGCCACCGCTTGCCCGCCTGCTCGTCGGCCACAGGATGCGGGCCGAACTTGTCGCCGCCGCGCTGCTTGGCGCCACCATTCTGCTCGGAGCCGACACGCTCGGGCGGCTACTACTCGCGCCGTCTGAGATCCGCGCGGGTGTCATGACGGCGCTGCTCGGAGGCCCGGTCTTCCTCTGGCTCGCCCGTCGCATCCGTCCCGGTGCCACGACATGA
- a CDS encoding TonB family protein encodes MIPASRRIATAALLGSVALHAFGATLGPGPDPVQIEGGSGAAVAMLGDNFADLTAGTEAPVEPDVAEPSETPETTEHTQPDQVRPVTEPVQPRTPTPPTVTPPAEAPPVEVTAAQPERSVPVTAAEPVTAVETAPVETVQPAANQPVEPEPQVAEPVTPETTVTATDAPPRPRTRPKDFAETLPEPPPEPKQTPRRVVEKPKPQPAGNAQANATRGSTQGASTAREANASTGQSRAQAQGNAAASNYPGQVMRKLTGVRKPRLRARGTAVVTFTVSNSGGLAGLSLASSSGSGALDEAALGWVRRAAPFPPPPPGSQRSFRVSIKGT; translated from the coding sequence ATGATCCCAGCCTCACGTCGTATCGCTACCGCCGCTCTGCTTGGCTCCGTCGCCCTCCACGCCTTCGGCGCCACACTCGGTCCGGGTCCGGACCCGGTTCAAATCGAAGGCGGCTCCGGTGCCGCAGTCGCCATGCTGGGCGACAATTTCGCCGATCTGACAGCCGGAACCGAAGCACCGGTAGAACCTGACGTGGCAGAGCCGTCGGAAACGCCGGAGACAACCGAGCACACTCAACCCGATCAGGTTCGCCCCGTGACCGAACCAGTGCAGCCCCGGACCCCGACACCGCCGACCGTCACGCCGCCCGCCGAGGCGCCACCGGTGGAGGTCACGGCGGCCCAGCCGGAACGCAGCGTCCCGGTGACCGCGGCTGAGCCGGTAACGGCCGTGGAAACCGCGCCGGTGGAAACAGTGCAACCGGCAGCCAACCAACCGGTCGAACCGGAACCGCAGGTGGCAGAACCGGTGACACCGGAGACGACCGTAACCGCCACCGATGCCCCACCCCGTCCGCGGACACGGCCGAAGGACTTTGCCGAAACCCTGCCCGAGCCTCCACCCGAACCGAAACAAACGCCCAGACGTGTCGTCGAGAAGCCGAAGCCACAACCCGCGGGCAACGCCCAGGCCAACGCCACGCGCGGCAGCACCCAAGGTGCCAGCACTGCCCGTGAAGCCAATGCCTCTACTGGCCAATCACGGGCGCAGGCGCAGGGCAATGCCGCCGCCTCCAATTATCCGGGTCAGGTGATGCGCAAGCTCACCGGCGTGCGTAAACCGCGCCTGCGGGCGCGCGGTACTGCCGTCGTGACGTTCACCGTTTCCAACAGTGGCGGGCTCGCCGGCCTCAGCCTCGCCAGCAGTTCCGGCTCCGGCGCACTGGACGAAGCAGCACTCGGCTGGGTCCGTCGTGCCGCGCCCTTCCCGCCACCTCCGCCCGGCTCTCAGCGTTCCTTCCGCGTCAGCATCAAGGGTACCTGA
- a CDS encoding ABC transporter ATP-binding protein — protein MSLTAEALSLGYGSRQVINGLDLALPEGRMTAILGPNGCGKSTLLRALARLIRPQAGRILLDENDIHRSNTRLLARRMAILPQSPLAPEGITVGDLVRRGRIPWRGFLSPWSRTDAEACADALAAVGMTELADRDLGELSGGQRQRTWLALVLAQTTPMLLLDEPTTFLDLVHQIDVLTLLRKRNVETGTTVISVLHDLNLAARFNDKLVLLGPAGLVASGPPAEVLTKANLHTAFGLRAEVLPDPVTANPMVFPL, from the coding sequence ATGAGCCTGACAGCGGAAGCTCTCTCGCTGGGATACGGCAGCCGCCAGGTCATCAATGGTCTCGACCTCGCGTTGCCGGAAGGCCGGATGACGGCGATCCTAGGGCCCAACGGCTGCGGAAAATCCACCCTGCTGCGGGCGCTGGCACGACTGATCCGCCCGCAGGCCGGTCGCATCCTTCTCGACGAAAACGATATCCACCGCTCCAACACCCGCCTCCTGGCACGCCGCATGGCCATCCTGCCGCAATCGCCGCTGGCGCCCGAAGGCATCACGGTTGGCGATCTCGTTCGCAGAGGCCGGATCCCATGGCGCGGTTTTCTCAGCCCGTGGAGCAGGACAGACGCGGAGGCCTGCGCCGATGCGCTCGCCGCCGTCGGCATGACCGAACTTGCAGATCGTGATCTCGGGGAACTCTCGGGCGGCCAGCGGCAGCGCACATGGCTGGCCCTCGTCCTTGCGCAGACAACGCCGATGCTGCTGCTCGATGAGCCGACGACCTTCCTCGACCTCGTCCACCAGATCGATGTCCTCACCCTCCTGCGCAAGCGCAACGTGGAAACGGGCACCACGGTGATCAGCGTGCTTCATGATCTCAACCTTGCTGCCCGGTTCAACGATAAGCTCGTCCTGCTCGGCCCGGCCGGACTGGTAGCCAGCGGACCCCCAGCGGAGGTTCTGACAAAGGCCAATCTGCACACCGCCTTCGGCCTCCGGGCCGAGGTGCTGCCAGACCCGGTCACCGCCAACCCAATGGTTTTCCCGCTATGA
- a CDS encoding MotA/TolQ/ExbB proton channel family protein, producing MNAFTDITEVLRRIIDLGGPVVAILIGMSVITGAVTLYKLWQYRAAGVGRHLVLSEAMGIWDSGEARAASRRLDDSRSYLAPMIASAMRGKGGKHLPDRLTAEAGAAFERLESGFRILDSIAQLAPLLGLFGTVLGMIDAFQALQNAGSSVDPSILAGGIWVALMTTAVGLAVAMPTSLILTWFESRMAKERAFAELALSTILAPRGEAQTAEVPAGVPAYAG from the coding sequence ATGAATGCTTTCACCGACATCACCGAAGTTCTCCGCCGCATAATTGATCTCGGTGGCCCGGTCGTCGCCATCCTCATCGGCATGTCGGTCATCACCGGCGCCGTGACCCTCTATAAGCTCTGGCAGTACCGCGCCGCCGGCGTAGGCCGCCATCTCGTGCTATCCGAGGCCATGGGCATCTGGGATTCCGGCGAGGCCCGCGCCGCCAGCCGCCGGCTGGACGACAGTCGCAGCTACCTGGCGCCGATGATCGCGTCTGCCATGCGCGGCAAGGGCGGCAAGCATCTGCCCGACCGTCTCACCGCCGAAGCCGGCGCCGCGTTCGAAAGGCTGGAAAGCGGTTTCCGCATTCTCGACAGCATCGCCCAGCTTGCCCCCCTGCTCGGCCTTTTCGGAACCGTGCTCGGCATGATCGACGCCTTTCAGGCGTTGCAGAATGCCGGCAGTTCCGTCGATCCGTCAATTCTCGCCGGCGGCATCTGGGTGGCGCTCATGACCACCGCCGTCGGTCTTGCCGTCGCCATGCCCACCTCGCTCATCCTGACGTGGTTCGAAAGCCGCATGGCCAAGGAACGCGCCTTCGCGGAACTCGCCCTCAGCACCATCCTGGCCCCACGCGGCGAGGCGCAGACGGCAGAGGTGCCCGCAGGTGTACCCGCCTATGCCGGCTAG
- a CDS encoding siderophore-interacting protein codes for MPASVISQASYQGPLPDGLLAHLEEHIVEFGVPVQQVAGGLHVTFGTTSVDLRLGDSAIDVKISAADEIGLYQMRESVCHLLDHVFPESTGQMAWQGAELTSRRPPNFQLAQVRSVAPHGASFLRVELQCENLVALASGPMHFSLLLPPAERAAHWPEINDKGRTIWPEGRDAIHRAAYTFVSLDAASNCFTFDVFVHEGGRTTTWARSATCGETVGIMGPGGGDFPPGDTLIMAGDETALPAIRRILENSDASRRGTVYIEIGNPCDACPLKAPAGIDIHWCIRGEDSLQERLFSHPVSTSSEGVFVWVAAEQSLIREAKAHFRDKLKLDRAQCYLASYWSA; via the coding sequence ATGCCTGCGTCCGTCATCTCTCAGGCCAGTTACCAAGGGCCGTTGCCCGACGGCCTTCTGGCCCACCTCGAAGAACATATCGTCGAGTTCGGCGTCCCGGTGCAGCAGGTTGCGGGCGGTCTGCATGTCACCTTCGGCACTACCTCGGTGGATCTGCGCCTCGGCGACAGCGCCATCGACGTAAAAATTTCAGCCGCGGATGAGATCGGGCTCTACCAGATGCGCGAAAGCGTTTGCCATTTGCTGGACCACGTTTTCCCGGAGAGCACTGGCCAGATGGCATGGCAGGGGGCGGAGCTTACGTCCCGCCGGCCGCCGAACTTTCAGCTTGCGCAGGTCAGATCCGTCGCGCCGCATGGCGCCAGCTTCCTGCGGGTGGAACTGCAATGCGAGAACCTTGTCGCCCTTGCCAGCGGACCGATGCACTTCTCGCTGCTTCTGCCACCCGCCGAACGAGCGGCCCACTGGCCGGAGATCAATGACAAGGGACGCACCATTTGGCCCGAGGGGCGAGATGCAATCCATCGCGCCGCCTACACCTTCGTCAGTCTCGATGCTGCCAGCAATTGTTTTACCTTCGATGTCTTCGTGCACGAGGGCGGACGTACCACCACATGGGCCCGCTCTGCCACCTGCGGAGAGACCGTGGGCATCATGGGCCCCGGCGGCGGCGATTTCCCCCCCGGCGACACGCTGATCATGGCCGGCGACGAAACCGCCCTGCCCGCGATCCGCCGCATCCTCGAAAATTCGGACGCGTCCCGCCGTGGCACCGTCTATATCGAGATCGGCAATCCGTGCGACGCCTGCCCGCTCAAAGCCCCGGCAGGCATTGATATCCACTGGTGCATTCGCGGCGAGGATAGCCTGCAAGAGCGCTTGTTCTCTCACCCGGTTTCCACCTCTTCGGAAGGCGTCTTCGTATGGGTCGCCGCAGAACAGAGCCTGATCCGCGAAGCCAAGGCGCATTTCCGCGACAAGCTGAAACTCGACCGGGCGCAATGCTATCTGGCCAGCTACTGGAGCGCATGA
- a CDS encoding TonB-dependent receptor domain-containing protein produces the protein MEKLRGGYLLLPACLAVLPTAVQAQNAVDLGTLRIESTGAQSVLGNEVIDEEDIENRNPVTTKDVFAGESSVKASGGASIAQKVYVNGLEESLLSVTIDGARQNKSAFHHTGNVLLDPAMLKSVEVSEGIAPADSGAGAGALAGSLAYETKDARDFLDPGDPFGGFASISGSDNGVALRSTLALFGQTGGFEWLLSGTRHISDDYEDGDGIEVPGTEADLTDYMVKLAFTAQGGERLSFSASQTEDNGRRSAQAGPGGILISRPDFREVVGATSESIAALSRRKSFTLTYTDEKPEGWFAPTAQLSYNEQEIDVVGVTGTNTSLSGVFKNDWSVASGMVSTGIDFFRETAEGEGRGPGPFDSSGEEVLYDIGVFAQARQDLTGRLSVSYGARADFQRFEAADGSTFESAGISGNAALDYKLTEGLSFNVGVASTWGGYELGEAALVNFGAPWTYDGLTTSRANAARVGLRYETGGWDVSTALFYTEINGLNAVLPEAGDRGFQFDLVSKGVDASLGYDWGNGFARVNYTYADVEVEDELISSTAYYVGRPAGHIVALEAGHSLNEQVRIGGTAEIAFDNNEGLVDLPGYEVLNLYAAYTPSFLPNMEVRFDVRNVFHETYASRFADGIDSPRVVPLPEPGRTLSLTANMRF, from the coding sequence ATGGAAAAGTTGCGTGGGGGTTACCTGCTTCTGCCGGCGTGTCTGGCCGTATTGCCGACGGCGGTACAGGCACAGAATGCCGTGGATCTGGGAACGTTGCGAATCGAATCGACGGGCGCGCAGTCGGTGCTCGGGAACGAGGTCATCGACGAGGAGGACATCGAGAACCGCAATCCTGTGACCACGAAGGATGTGTTTGCCGGGGAATCCTCCGTGAAGGCCAGTGGCGGGGCAAGTATTGCCCAGAAAGTTTACGTGAATGGTCTCGAGGAGAGCCTGCTGTCTGTGACCATCGACGGAGCGCGACAGAACAAGTCGGCCTTTCACCATACAGGGAACGTCCTGCTCGATCCCGCGATGCTGAAGTCTGTGGAAGTCAGCGAGGGGATAGCACCCGCCGATTCCGGTGCGGGCGCGGGTGCGCTGGCGGGCTCCCTTGCCTATGAGACAAAGGACGCGCGCGATTTTCTCGACCCCGGCGATCCCTTCGGTGGATTTGCCTCCATCTCCGGATCGGACAACGGCGTGGCACTTCGGAGCACGCTGGCATTGTTCGGACAGACCGGTGGGTTCGAATGGCTGCTGAGCGGTACCCGCCATATCAGCGATGATTACGAGGATGGTGACGGCATCGAGGTGCCGGGCACGGAAGCGGACCTGACGGATTACATGGTCAAGCTGGCGTTTACGGCGCAGGGTGGAGAAAGGCTGTCGTTCTCGGCGTCGCAGACCGAGGACAATGGCCGGCGCTCTGCTCAGGCGGGGCCGGGCGGAATATTGATTTCACGGCCCGATTTCCGCGAGGTCGTGGGTGCGACGAGTGAGAGCATTGCGGCGCTGTCACGGCGCAAGTCCTTCACGTTGACCTACACCGACGAGAAACCGGAGGGCTGGTTCGCACCGACAGCGCAGTTGAGCTACAACGAACAGGAAATCGACGTTGTCGGCGTGACAGGCACCAACACAAGCCTGAGCGGTGTGTTCAAAAACGACTGGAGCGTTGCCAGCGGCATGGTCTCGACCGGTATCGACTTCTTCCGCGAAACGGCGGAGGGCGAGGGGCGCGGTCCCGGGCCGTTCGACAGTTCCGGCGAGGAAGTTCTGTATGATATCGGTGTCTTCGCGCAGGCACGGCAGGATCTGACCGGGCGGCTTTCCGTCTCCTACGGCGCGCGCGCGGATTTCCAGAGGTTCGAGGCGGCGGATGGCTCGACCTTCGAGAGTGCCGGCATCAGTGGCAATGCGGCGCTGGACTACAAGCTGACCGAAGGCCTGAGTTTCAATGTCGGCGTCGCTTCCACCTGGGGTGGCTACGAACTCGGGGAGGCGGCGCTGGTGAATTTCGGCGCCCCCTGGACGTACGACGGGCTGACGACATCCCGCGCCAATGCTGCGCGCGTGGGTTTGCGTTATGAGACAGGGGGCTGGGATGTCAGCACGGCGCTATTTTACACTGAAATCAATGGCTTGAACGCCGTGTTGCCGGAGGCTGGCGATCGTGGTTTCCAGTTCGACCTTGTTTCCAAAGGGGTCGATGCCTCGCTCGGATACGACTGGGGCAATGGTTTTGCCCGCGTGAATTACACCTACGCCGATGTCGAGGTGGAAGACGAGTTGATTTCCTCGACGGCCTACTACGTCGGGCGCCCGGCCGGGCATATCGTGGCGCTCGAGGCCGGGCACAGCCTTAACGAACAGGTGCGCATCGGTGGGACAGCGGAGATCGCCTTCGACAACAACGAGGGGTTGGTTGATCTGCCGGGATACGAGGTGTTGAATCTTTATGCCGCATACACGCCTTCGTTCCTGCCGAACATGGAAGTGCGTTTCGATGTACGCAACGTGTTCCATGAGACCTATGCCAGCCGTTTTGCTGACGGTATCGACAGTCCGAGGGTCGTCCCGTTGCCGGAACCGGGACGGACGCTGTCGCTGACGGCGAACATGCGGTTCTGA
- a CDS encoding ExbD/TolR family protein: MIPRPAPRPKKDATIALINIVFLMLIFFLIAGTLAAPLDPDLQLVETGDLEGREPPDALVLKADGSLTYRGEPVTAEAHIAGLEDLSAIRIVPDRAAAAETLVSVAATLRDAGAGKVIVVTERALQ; encoded by the coding sequence ATGATTCCGCGCCCCGCCCCCAGACCGAAGAAGGATGCGACCATCGCGCTGATCAACATCGTCTTCCTGATGCTGATCTTCTTCCTGATCGCCGGCACCCTCGCCGCGCCGCTGGATCCGGATCTGCAACTGGTCGAGACGGGCGATCTCGAAGGCCGCGAGCCGCCGGATGCCTTGGTCCTCAAGGCCGACGGCAGTCTCACCTATCGCGGCGAACCGGTCACCGCCGAGGCGCACATCGCCGGGCTGGAGGACCTGTCCGCCATTCGCATCGTGCCGGACCGGGCGGCTGCGGCCGAAACCCTCGTCTCCGTCGCGGCCACCTTGCGCGACGCCGGGGCCGGAAAGGTCATTGTCGTGACAGAAAGGGCCCTGCAATGA
- a CDS encoding biopolymer transporter ExbD, whose protein sequence is MPASKPFQRRRLSMTPLIDVIFLLLLFFMLSSTFSKFGEIELTHAAAGAGTQAEKPWFLQLSEDGLRLNGADTPLEAVAETVDTGIILVSLAAGTSSQRLVDLLAQLRGKPGLSVTVLE, encoded by the coding sequence ATGCCGGCTAGCAAACCCTTTCAGCGCCGCCGCCTGTCGATGACGCCGCTGATCGACGTCATCTTCCTTCTGCTGCTCTTCTTCATGCTGTCCTCGACCTTCTCAAAATTCGGCGAGATCGAGTTGACCCATGCCGCAGCGGGTGCCGGCACGCAGGCGGAAAAGCCGTGGTTTCTGCAACTGTCAGAGGATGGGCTGCGGCTCAACGGTGCCGACACTCCGCTGGAGGCAGTGGCCGAGACTGTTGACACCGGCATCATCCTCGTCAGCCTCGCCGCCGGGACATCTTCCCAGCGACTTGTTGATTTGCTCGCGCAGCTGCGCGGCAAACCCGGCCTCAGCGTCACAGTTCTGGAATAG
- a CDS encoding DUF2218 domain-containing protein produces the protein MPTAKLRELGTFPTANAGKYIQQLCKHFAHKVEVTWDETSGTAALPSGPATLTATETELMVEITAADAEGLQRARYVIDSHMERFAFREAFKTMDWRKG, from the coding sequence ATGCCGACCGCAAAGCTCCGCGAACTCGGAACCTTTCCGACGGCCAATGCCGGCAAGTATATTCAGCAACTGTGCAAACACTTCGCGCACAAGGTCGAAGTCACCTGGGATGAGACAAGCGGCACCGCCGCCCTGCCGTCAGGGCCAGCTACGCTGACAGCGACCGAAACCGAACTGATGGTGGAAATAACAGCGGCGGACGCCGAGGGCCTGCAACGCGCCCGCTATGTCATCGACAGCCACATGGAACGCTTTGCCTTCCGCGAGGCCTTCAAGACGATGGATTGGCGAAAAGGCTGA